A window of the Radiobacillus deserti genome harbors these coding sequences:
- a CDS encoding YerC/YecD family TrpR-related protein: protein MQIDKLRGQQLDELFDAILSLKDREECYRFFDDIATMSEVQSLAQRLQVAKMLQDGYTYGVIVKESGASTTTISRVKRCLTYGNDGYKMVLDRISQTEQDETENVD, encoded by the coding sequence ATGCAAATAGACAAGCTTCGTGGTCAACAGCTAGATGAATTGTTTGATGCAATTCTATCCTTAAAAGATCGAGAAGAATGCTATCGTTTTTTTGATGATATTGCGACAATGAGTGAGGTTCAATCCTTAGCTCAAAGACTTCAAGTGGCGAAAATGCTACAGGATGGTTATACGTACGGGGTTATCGTAAAGGAATCCGGTGCGTCGACTACTACGATATCACGAGTAAAGCGATGCTTAACCTATGGGAATGATGGGTACAAGATGGTCTTAGACCGAATCAGTCAAACGGAACAAGATGAAACGGAAAACGTCGACTAA
- a CDS encoding Gfo/Idh/MocA family protein: protein MVRFGVIGTNWITESFLDGARQLEDFLVTTVYSRSEEKAKEFAEKHGATHTYTDLDEFAESKEFDAVYIASPNSFHAEQAILCMNHGKHVIIEKSIASNAKEVERIMEASKNNGVVAMEALKTTFLPNFQTIQENLHKLGPIRRYFASYCQYSSRYDAYKEGTILNAFNPKFSNGSLMDIGVYCTYPMVALFGKPKKLLASSLLLESGVDGQGSIMFEYEAMSGVIMYSKISNSYVPSEIQGEKGSMLIDNFNSPTHVEIRYKDGTVEDITREQVDNTMYYEAKAFLETIQSGKKESDVNTLERSLITSQLLEEARKQTGVVFPADQ from the coding sequence ATGGTTCGATTTGGTGTAATCGGAACGAATTGGATTACCGAGAGTTTTTTAGATGGTGCACGACAACTAGAAGATTTTTTAGTCACAACGGTATATTCGAGGTCGGAAGAAAAAGCAAAAGAGTTTGCCGAAAAGCATGGTGCGACTCATACATACACAGACTTAGACGAATTTGCAGAAAGCAAGGAGTTCGACGCCGTTTATATCGCAAGCCCGAACTCCTTCCATGCGGAGCAAGCCATTCTGTGCATGAATCATGGAAAGCACGTCATCATAGAAAAGTCGATTGCTTCGAATGCGAAGGAAGTAGAAAGGATTATGGAAGCTTCCAAGAATAATGGGGTAGTGGCGATGGAAGCGTTGAAAACAACCTTCTTACCAAACTTCCAAACCATTCAAGAAAACTTACATAAACTTGGACCAATTCGACGCTACTTTGCAAGCTATTGCCAATATTCTTCTCGTTATGATGCTTACAAAGAAGGAACCATTCTTAATGCGTTTAATCCTAAATTTTCAAACGGTTCGTTAATGGATATTGGTGTGTATTGCACGTATCCGATGGTTGCCTTATTTGGAAAACCTAAAAAGCTCCTTGCTTCAAGCTTGTTATTAGAGTCTGGAGTAGATGGGCAAGGAAGCATCATGTTTGAATATGAGGCAATGAGCGGAGTTATTATGTATTCCAAAATTTCCAACTCCTATGTTCCATCAGAAATTCAAGGGGAAAAAGGAAGTATGCTAATTGATAATTTTAATTCCCCAACACATGTAGAAATTCGATATAAAGATGGAACAGTGGAGGATATTACAAGAGAGCAAGTAGACAATACGATGTATTATGAAGCGAAAGCATTTTTAGAAACCATCCAAAGTGGAAAAAAAGAATCGGATGTTAATACTTTGGAGCGATCTCTCATTACGTCACAACTACTAGAAGAAGCAAGAAAACAGACTGGTGTTGTGTTCCCTGCAGATCAATAA